A region from the Salvia splendens isolate huo1 chromosome 15, SspV2, whole genome shotgun sequence genome encodes:
- the LOC121767292 gene encoding protein NRT1/ PTR FAMILY 6.3-like: MASVLPQTNLDAADTLPDAWDYKGRPSLKSSSGGWTSAAMILGVEAFERLTTLGIAVNLVTYLTGTMHLGNAAAANNVTNFLGTSFMLCLLGGFVADTFLGRYLTIGIFATVQATGVTLLTISTTIPSLRPPKCNPGSEACIPATGKQFSILYLALYLTALGTGGLKSSVSGFGSDQFYETDDKERKQMIKFFNWFFFFINVGSLGAVTVLVYIQDNVGREWGYGICALAIVLGLVVFLSGTRRYRFKKLVGSPLTQIATVFVAAWRKRRLDLPSDPSLLFNVDDIPAAAETQSKKKKQMLPHSKEFRFLDKAAINNPDSTQKGKWYMSTLTDVEEVKMVIRMLPTWATTIMFWTVYAQMTTFSVSQASTLDRHIGSFEIPAASLTVFFVASILITVPIYDRIITPICRKVLKNPHGLTPLQRIAVGLVLSIIAMMAAALTEVKRLRVAQSHGLTHDSEATLPLTVFILIPQFILVGAGEAFTYIGQLDFFLRECPKGMKTMSTGLFLSTLSLGFFLSSTLVTIIHKVTLNKPWLADNLNEGRLYDFYWLLAILSVFNLAIFLFCAKRYVYKEKRMAELGIELEEGDDLVCH; this comes from the exons ATGGCGTCCGTACTCCCTCAAACAAATCTAGACGCCGCCGACACGCTCCCAGACGCCTGGGACTACAAGGGCCGCCCCTCTCTCAAATCCTCCTCCGGCGGCTGGACCAGCGCCGCCATGATTCTCG GGGTTGAGGCCTTTGAGAGGCTGACGACGCTGGGGATAGCGGTGAACCTCGTCACGTACTTGACCGGAACCATGCATCTGGGCAATGCCGCCGCCGCCAACAACGTCACCAACTTCCTCGGCACTTCCTTCATGCTCTGCTTGCTCGGTGGATTTGTCGCTGATACTTTCCTCGGAAG GTACTTGACCATAGGCATCTTCGCCACAGTTCAAGCTACG GGAGTGACGCTTCTGACAATCTCAACCACAATCCCGAGCCTCCGGCCGCCAAAATGCAACCCGGGCAGCGAGGCCTGCATTCCGGCGACCGGGAAGCAGTTCTCCATCCTCTACCTAGCCCTATACCTGACGGCCCTCGGCACGGGGGGGCTCAAGTCGAGCGTGTCCGGGTTCGGGTCGGACCAGTTCTACGAGACGGACGACAAGGAGAGGAAGCAGATGATCAAATTCTTCAACtggttcttcttcttcatcaacgTGGGATCGCTCGGAGCGGTGACGGTTCTTGTTTACATCCAAGACAACGTCGGGAGAGAATGGGGGTATGGGATCTGCGCCTTGGCCATTGTTTTGGGGCTGGTGGTGTTCCTCTCCGGCACCCGCCGCTACCGCTTCAAGAAGCTCGTCGGCAGCCCGCTCACGCAGATCGCCACTGTCTTCGTCGCCGCCTGGAGGAAGAGGCGCCTCGACCTCCCCTCCGACCCCTCGCTGCTCTTCAACGTCGACGACATCCCCGCCGCCGCGGAAACGCAAAGCAAGAAGAAGAAACAGATGTTGCCACACAGCAAAGAATTCCG TTTCTTGGACAAAGCAGCAATAAACAATCCTGATTCGACACAAAAAGGGAAATGGTACATGTCGACACTAACCGATGTGGAAGAAGTTAAGATGGTGATAAGAATGCTACCAACATGGGCCACCACAATAATGTTTTGGACCGTGTATGCTCAAATGACCACATTCTCCGTCTCCCAAGCCTCAACTCTAGACCGCCACATCGGCTCGTTCGAGATCCCGGCCGCCTCCCTCACCGTTTTCTTCGTCGCCAGCATCCTCATCACCGTCCCCATCTACGACCGCATAATCACCCCCATCTGCCGAAAGGTGTTAAAGAACCCGCACGGCCTCACCCCCCTCCAGCGTATCGCGGTCGGTCTAGTCCTCTCCATAATTGCCATGATGGCAGCTGCGTTGACCGAAGTCAAGAGGCTTCGGGTAGCGCAGTCGCATGGCCTGACACATGACAGTGAGGCCACTTTACCGCTTACAGTCTTCATCCTGATCCCCCAGTTTATCCTGGTGGGGGCCGGGGAGGCATTCACGTACATCGGTCAACTCGATTTCTTTTTAAGGGAGTGCCCTAAAGGGATGAAAACAATGAGCACAGGGTTGTTTCTAAGCACATTATCTCTAGGGTTTTTCTTGAGCTCAACATTGGTGACCATTATCCACAAGGTGACTCTGAACAAGCCGTGGCTCGCGGATAACCTTAACGAAGGCCGGCTTTATGATTTCTATTGGCTATTGGCCATTCTGAGTGTGTTCAATTTGGCAATATTTCTGTTTTGTGCAAAGAGGTATGTGTACAAGGAGAAGAGGATGGCTGAGCTAGGGATTGAGTTGGAAGAAGGTGATGACCTAGTTTGCCATTGA